A single genomic interval of Corvus cornix cornix isolate S_Up_H32 chromosome 11, ASM73873v5, whole genome shotgun sequence harbors:
- the LOC104691910 gene encoding cytochrome c oxidase subunit 4 isoform 1, mitochondrial has product MLASRVFSLVGRRSISTSLCLRAHGHAGVVKAEDYTLPGYVDRRDVPLPEVAFVRDLSAQQKALKEKEKASWSALSVDEKVELYRMKFNETYAEMNKGTNEWKTILGGVLFFLGLTGVILIWQKHFMYGAIPHTFSEEWLSAQTKRMLDMRVNPVEGISAQWDFDKNEWKK; this is encoded by the exons ATGTTGGCTTCCAGAGTGTTCAGCCTCGTCGGGAGGAGATCCATCTCCACCTCCCTGTGCCTGAGGGCACATGGACACG CTGGCGTTGTCAAGGCAGAGGATTACACCCTGCCAGGCTACGTGGACCGGCGGGACGTGCCCCTGCCCGAGGTGGCCTTCGTGAGGGACCTCTCTGCGCAGCAGAAGGCGCtcaaggagaaggagaaggcgTCGTGGAGCGCTCTGTCCGTGGATGAGAAAGTGGAAT tgtaTCGGATGAAATTCAACGAGACCTACGCAGAGATGAACAAAGGGACAAACGAGTGGAAAACCATCCTGGGGGGAGTGTTGTTCTTCCTTGGTCTCACTGGAGTCATCCTCATCTGGCAGAAGCACTTCA TGTACGGCGCCATCCCGCACACCTTCTCCGAGGAGTGGCTGTCGGCTCAGACCAAGAGGATGTTGGACATGAGGGTTAACCCCGTGGAGGGCATCTCAGCCCAGTGGGATTTTGACAAGAACGaatggaagaaataa
- the LOC104691909 gene encoding uncharacterized protein LOC104691909 isoform X3, whose translation MDLGPWLVKCPDPAGPRPGARCSQHVRCALFPVPSEFSLLFVTFQIVTGLYLGNIRDSEDHENLLRKGVTHILSVHNRAKPVLEDMTYLCISASDSSSENLTDAWNDLLEMKLLRGAGRNSQDFVGCCCFGCWASNKSSICTSKLANPRDFSLQSNPKKHQNLIPRAQTEPCLWRCWFFQHPWEQPCPGVEFCLLMLLLSGKRSFTRKPCLSKNWDFSLLIFFFHFAHFFAFVASLRKGKKKNKGRGKKR comes from the exons ATGGATTTGGGTCCTTGGCTTGTCAAGTGTCCTGATCCTGCTGGACCCAGACCTGGAGCTCGATGTTCCCAGCACGTCAGATGTGCCTTGTTCCCGGTGCCATCTgaattctctctcctttttgtcACCTTCCAGATTGTCACCGGCCTCTACCTGGGGAATATCCGTG ACTCCGAGGACCATGAGAACCTGCTGAGGAAGGGGGTGACCCACATCCTGTCCGTCCACAACCGCGCCAAGCCCGTGCTGGAG GACATGACCTATCTGTGTATCTCGGCCTCGGATTCATCCAGTGAAAACCT CACAGATGCTTGGAATGATCTTTTGGAGATGAAGCTgctgagaggagctgggaggaatTCCCAGGATTTtgtgggatgctgctgctttgggtgcTGGGCATCCAATAAATCATCCATTTGCACCAGCAAATTGGCAAATCCACGGGATTTTTCTCTCCAATCAAACCCTAAAAAACATCAAAACTTAATTCCCAGGGCCCAGACTGAGCCCTGCCTGTGGAGGTGCTGGTTTTTCCAGCATCCTTGGGAGCAGCCGTGCCCGGGGGTGGAATTCTGCttgctcatgctgctgctgagcgGAAAGAGAAGCTTTACAAGAAAACCCTGCCTCAGCAAGAACTGGGATTTTTcgctgttaattttttttttccacttcgCTCATTTCTTTGCGTTTGTGGCATCTCTAcgaaagggaaaaaaaaaaaataaagggagggggaaaaaaagataa
- the EMC8 gene encoding ER membrane protein complex subunit 8 — translation MKLTTQAYCKMVLHGAKYPHCAVNGLLVAERPPAPRPPQPALFVDCIPLFHGTLALAPMLEVALTLIDSWCKENSYVIAGYYQANERVKDASPNQVAEKVASRIAEGFTDTALIMVDNTKFTMECVEPAIHVYELHENKWRCKDPHVDFCEDWTEAQRIAASLLDSKSYETLVDFDNHLDDIRNDWTNPEINKAVLHLC, via the exons ATGAAGCTGACCACCCAGGCTTACTGCAAGATGGTCCTGCACGGCGCCAAGTACCCGCACTGCGCCGTTAACGGGCTGCTGGTGGCCGAgcgcccgccggccccgcggccgccgcagCCCGCGCTGTTCGTGGACTGCATCCCGCTCTTCCACGGGACGCTGGCGCTCGCTCCCATGCTGGAGGTGGCCCTGACCCTG ATTGATTCCTGGTGCAAGGAGAACAGCTACGTGATAGCTGGATATTACCAGGCGAACGAACGCGTGAAAGATGCCAG ccccaacCAGGTTGCAGAGAAAGTGGCCTCCCGGATTGCCGAGGGCTTTACGGACACGGCGCTCATCATG GTTGACAACACCAAGTTCACCATGGAGTGTGTGGAGCCTGCCATCCACGTGTACGAGCTGCACGAGAACAAGTGGAGGTGCAAGGACCCACACGT TGACTTCTGTGAAGATTGGACCGAAGCCCAGCGAATCGCTGCATCCCTCCTGGACAGCAAATCCTACGAGACACTGGTGGATTTCGATAATCACCTGGATGACATCCGGAACGACTGGACAAACCCGGAGATCAACAAAGCTGTGCTGCACCTGTGCTAG